The following coding sequences lie in one Sorghum bicolor cultivar BTx623 chromosome 6, Sorghum_bicolor_NCBIv3, whole genome shotgun sequence genomic window:
- the LOC8082562 gene encoding leucine--tRNA ligase, cytoplasmic, which yields MSTNPDEPKSRARTDFLLNNESEVQKFWDENKVFEADPGNEPPSPGEKFFGNFPYPYMNGLLHLGHAFSLSKLEFGAAYHRLRGSNVLLPFAFHCTGMPIKASADKLAREIQQYGYPPVFPVAEDSGAAVADAIQADQADVVAPDKFKGKKSKATAKAGAQKYQWEIMKSFGLDDEEIAKFQDPYHWLSHFPPLAKEVLKKFGLGCDWRRSFITTDMNPYYDAFVKWQMRKLKKLGKVVKDMRYTIYSPLDGQPCADHDRATGEGVQPQEYVLIKMEVISPFPPKLNALEGRKVYLAAATLRPETMYGQTNCWVLPDGIYGAFEINDTDVFILTARSALNLAYQHLSRVSEKPTCLCELSGNDLIGLPLKSPLAFNETIYALPMLTVLTDKGTGIVTSVPSDSPDDFMALQDLVTKPALRTKYGVKDEWVLPYEIIPIIHIPEFGDKSAEKVCHDLKIKSQNDKEKLAEAKRMTYLKGFTDGTMIVGEFSGRKVQEAKPLIKSKLLEEGTAVLYSEPEKKVMSRSGDECVVALTDQWYITYGEAEWKQKAAKCLDRMNTFSTETRNGFEHTLGWLNQWACSRSFGLGTRIPWDEQFLVESLSDSTLYMAYYTVAHYLQNGNMYGKEISSVRPEQMTDEVWDFVFCDGPAPKSDIPAALLNKMKQEFEYWYPFDIRVSGKDLIQNHLTFCIYNHTALLPEHHWPLGFRCNGHLMLNSEKMSKSTGNFLTLEDAIKKYSSDATRFALADAGDGMDDANFVTDIANSAVLRLTKEISWMEEVTAAESKLRTGPPTTYADRVFANEMNIAIEETEKSYDAFMFKEALTSGFYDLQSARDEYRLSCGAAGMNRDLLWRFMDVQTRLITPFCPHYAEHVWQKIMKKEGFAIKAGWPVADTPDPTLRIANTYLQDSIVSFRKLLQKQESGFKKPKKGAAPAPPSEKKKMSIGLIYVDEHYSGWKEQCLRVLQSKFDSQSRSFAPDKEIAEALKECSVGQEMNLKQVLKLCMPFIKDKKDEARVVGPQALDLKLPFSEIDVLQENLELIKRQLGLEQVEVLSASNEAARAKAGEHASLLEERPPSPGVPIAIFLSRQS from the coding sequence ATGTCAACGAATCCTGATGAGCCTAAGAGTCGTGCCCGAACAGACTTTTTGCTCAACAATGAATCAGAGGTTCAGAAGTTTTGGGATGAGAACAAGGTTTTTGAGGCTGATCCTGGCAATGAGCCTCCAAGCCCCGGGGAAAAATTCTTTGGGAACTTTCCATACCCTTACATGAATGGCTTGCTGCATCTGGGCCATGCCTTCTCGTTGTCCAAGCTTGAGTTCGGTGCTGCATACCACAGGCTTCGTGGCTCCAATGTCCTTTTGCCCTTTGCTTTCCACTGCACTGGAATGCCCATCAAGGCCTCAGCTGATAAGCTTGCTAGGGAAATCCAACAATATGGATATCCTCCGGTGTTTCCCGTGGCAGAGGATTCTGGTGCTGCAGTAGCAGATGCTATCCAAGCCGACCAGGCTGATGTTGTTGCCCCGGATAAGTTTAAGGGGAAGAAGTCCAAGGCTACTGCAAAGGCTGGCGCACAAAAGTACCAGTGGGAGATCATGAAGAGCTTTGGTCTGGATGATGAAGAAATTGCCAAATTTCAAGATCCTTATCACTGGTTGTCTCACTTCCCTCCATTGGCAAAGGAGGTTCTCAAGAAATTTGGCTTGGGTTGTGACTGGAGGAGGTCATTCATAACTACTGACATGAATCCGtactatgatgcttttgttaaGTGGCAGATGAGGAAGCTGAAGAAATTGGGCAAGGTTGTTAAAGACATGAGGTACACTATCTACTCTCCGTTGGATGGCCAACCTTGTGCTGATCATGATAGGGCAACAGGTGAAGGTGTGCAGCCACAAGAATACGTCTTGATTAAAATGGAGGTGATATCACCTTTTCCTCCCAAGCTGAACGCATTGGAAGGGAGGAAGGTGTATTTGGCAGCTGCTACACTAAGACCTGAGACGATGTATGGACAGACAAATTGCTGGGTCCTTCCTGATGGAATCTATGGTGCTTTTGAGATCAACGACACTGATGTCTTCATCCTTACAGCCAGGTCTGCTCTTAATCTTGCATACCAACACCTATCCAGGGTCTCTGAAAAACCAACCTGCTTATGTGAGCTGTCTGGCAATGATCTGATTGGTTTGCCACTGAAATCTCCTCTTGCCTTCAATGAAACCATATATGCTCTTCCAATGCTCACGGTCTTGACTGACAAAGGTACTGGCATTGTGACTAGTGTTCCAAGTGATTCACCTGATGATTTCATGGCACTGCAAGATTTAGTCACAAAGCCAGCATTGAGAACAAAGTATGGAGTGAAAGATGAGTGGGTTCTTCCTTATGAGATTATACCAATAATCCACATTCCTGAATTTGGAGACAAGTCAGCAGAGAAGGTTTGCCATGATCTTAAGATTAAAAGCCAGAACGACAAGGAGAAGCTTGCTGAAGCAAAAAGAATGACATATCTGAAGGGATTTACTGATGGAACAATGATTGTAGGTGAGTTCAGTGGTAGAAAGGTTCAAGAAGCAAAGCCGCTGATTAAAAGCAAGCTTTTGGAAGAAGGCACAGCCGTGTTGTATAGtgagccggagaagaaggtcatgtCTAGATCTGGTGATGAATGTGTTGTTGCCCTCACTGATCAGTGGTACATAACTTATGGTGAGGCTGAATGGAAGCAGAAGGCAGCCAAATGTTTGGACCGCATGAATACATTCTCAACTGAAACCCGTAATGGTTTTGAACACACATTGGGCTGGCTGAACCAGTGGGCTTGTTCGCGTTCTTTTGGCCTTGGTACTCGAATCCCATGGGATGAGCAGTTCCTTGTAGAATCTCTTTCTGATTCAACCCTATACATGGCTTATTATACAGTTGCACATTATTTGCAAAATGGTAATATGTATGGGAAAGAAATATCTTCAGTAAGGCCAGAACAAATGACAGATGAAGTCTGGGATTTTGTGTTTTGTGATGGTCCAGCACCAAAAAGTGACATCCCTGCTGCTCTGTTGAATAAAATGAAGCAGGAATTTGAGTACTGGTACCCGTTTGATATCCGTGTGTCTGGTAAAGACCTTATTCAAAACCATCTGACATTCTGCATATATAATCATACAGCACTTCTTCCTGAGCACCATTGGCCTCTTGGTTTCCGCTGCAATGGGCATCTTATGCTTAATTCTGAAAAAATGTCCAAGTCAACAGGGAATTTCTTAACTCTTGAAGATGCCATCAAAAAGTATTCTTCTGATGCCACTAGATTTGCCCTTGCTGATGCTGGTGATGGTATGGATGACGCAAACTTTGTCACTGACATTGCAAATTCTGCTGTGCTGAGGCTTACAAAAGAAATTTCATGGATGGAAGAGGTTACAGCTGCTGAATCTAAATTAAGAACTGGGCCGCCCACTACATATGCTGACCGTGTGTTTGCAAACGAGATGAACATTGCAATCGAAGAAACTGAGAAGAGCTATGATGCTTTCATGTTCAAGGAGGCCCTGACGTCTGGGTTCTATGACCTCCAATCGGCCAGAGATGAGTACAGGCTCTCTTGTGGCGCAGCAGGCATGAACCGGGATCTGTTGTGGCGATTTATGGATGTCCAGACCAGGCTTATCACCCCCTTTTGCCCACACTATGCTGAGCACGTTTGGCAGAAGATCATGAAGAAAGAAGGCTTTGCAATAAAAGCTGGCTGGCCAGTCGCAGACACCCCGGATCCTACACTGAGAATTGCAAATACATACTTGCAGGATTCCATAGTTTCGTTCAGGAAGCTGCTTCAGAAGCAAGAGTCTGGTTTCAAGAAACCTAAGAAGGGAGCTGCACCAGCACCTCCATCCGAGAAAAAAAAGATGAGCATTGGCCTTATATATGTGGACGAGCACTACTCTGGCTGGAAAGAGCAGTGCTTGAGGGTGCTGCAGTCTAAGTTCGACAGCCAAAGTCGCTCCTTCGCACCTGATAAGGAAATAGCAGAAGCTCTGAAGGAGTGTTCCGTCGGGCAGGAAATGAACTTGAAGCAAGTTCTGAAGCTGTGCATGCCCTTCATCAAGGATAAGAAGGACGAGGCAAGGGTGGTTGGTCCGCAGGCGCTGGACTTGAAGCTTCCCTTCAGTGAGATAGATGTACTCCAGGAGAACTTGGAGCTGATCAAGAGGCAGCTTGGCCTTGAGCAAGTcgaggtgctctcggcgtcCAATGAAGCTGCTCGCGCTAAGGCCGGTGAGCATGCTTCGCTGCTGGAGGAAAGACCACCATCCCCTGGTGTCCCCATCGCCATCTTCCTCAGCAGACAGAGCTGA
- the LOC8070284 gene encoding zinc finger CCCH domain-containing protein 31 translates to MEGAGAARKRSRPESANGYAAGGKRSKDTESFQTGQSSKSKPCTKFFSTIGCPFGEGCHFLHFVPGGYPAVAKMLNLGSPAVSAPSRTHVDHAALTGASHQASMGKTRMCTKYNTTEGCKFGDKCHFAHSERELGKPAYMSHEGPPMGGRYGGRPEPLQQASMGPPAGNFGASATAKISVDASLAGGIIGKGGVNTKQISRVTGVKLSIRDHESNPSQKNIELEGNFDQIKQASDMVRDLIATISASMPAKNLSASAAPAGGRGGGLGGRSNYKTKLCENFVKGACTFGDRCHFAHGETEQRRGAA, encoded by the exons ATGGAGGGAGCAGGCGCGGCCCGGAAGAGGTCCCGGCCGGAGTCGGCGAACGGGTATGCCGCCGGCGGGAAGCGCTCCAAAG ACACGGAGTCATTTCAAACTGGTCAATCAAGCAAATCGAAGCCTTGCACCAAGTTTTTCAG taccattgggtgcccaTTTGGTGAGGGATGCCATTTTCTGCACTTTGTCCCCGGTGGTTACCCAGCAGTTGCAAAAATGCTCAATCTAGGTAGCCCTGCTGTATCTGCGCCATCAAGAACTCATGTGGATCATGCCGCTCTTACTGGCGCCTCTCATCAAGCTTCGATGGGCAAGACACGCATGTGCACCAAGTACAATACGACGGAAGGCTGCAAATTTGGTGATAAGTGCCACTTTGCTCATAGCGAAAGAGAGCTTGGGAAGCCAGCCTACATGTCTCATGAAGGACCTCCTATGGGTGGTCGATATGGAGGCCGACCTGAACCTCTGCAACAAGCTTCCATGGGTCCTCCAGCAGGAAACTTTGGTGCTTCGGCGACTGCCAAGATCAGTGTGGATGCCTCTCTTGCCGGTGGCATAATCGGTAAGGGTGGGGTCAACACTAAGCAGATAAGCAGAGTTACAGGCGTCAAGCTCTCCATCCGCGACCACGAGTCTaaccccagccagaagaacATTGAGCTTGAAGGCAATTTTGACCAGATCAAGCAAGCCAGTGACATGGTGAGGGACCTCATTGCGACCATCAGCGCAAGCATGCCGGCAAAAAACCTATCTGCTTCCGCTGCTCCAGCAGGAGGCCGAGGCGGTGGTCTTGGGGGCAGGAGCAACTACAAGACGAAGCTGTGCGAGAACTTCGTGAAGGGTGCCTGCACTTTCGGCGACCGGTGCCACTTTGCCCATGGCGAGACCGAGCAGCGGAGAGGTGCTGCTTGA